Proteins found in one Zea mays cultivar B73 chromosome 1, Zm-B73-REFERENCE-NAM-5.0, whole genome shotgun sequence genomic segment:
- the LOC100285699 gene encoding dirigent protein 1 — protein MAESAPRLLVLVSLVAALAMATGPAAAAHAGGRSRLIHLHLYMHDITGGPGQTAVQVVKGPGPAHPAMPGYHFGDTTVIDDALTDGPSASSSRLVGRAQGTYMLASLTEPVLAVSMTVALTAGAYNGSAVVIVGRDDVSAGVRELAVVGGTGAFRRATGHVLWRTARMESRDHMVLELDVYATVPAASPAPPPRAGVARQVA, from the coding sequence atgGCTGAATCGGCGCCTCGACTCCTCGTCCTCGTCTCTCTCGTGGCGGCGCTCGCCATGGCCACTGGGCCAGCGGCAGCAGCGCACGCAGGGGGCCGCAGCCGCCTCATCCACCTGCACTTGTACATGCACGACATCACGGGCGGCCCGGGGCAGACGGCGGTGCAGGTCGTCAAGGGCCCAGGGCCGGCGCACCCGGCGATGCCCGGCTACCACTTCGGCGACACCACGGTGATCGACGACGCGCTGACGGACGGGCCCAGCGCGTCGTCGTCGCGGCTCGTCGGGCGCGCCCAGGGCACCTACATGCTGGCGTCGCTCACGGAGCCCGTGCTGGCGGTGTCCATGACCGTGGCGCTCACGGCCGGGGCCTACAACGGCAGCGCCGTCGTCATCGTGGGCCGCGACGACGTCTCGGCGGGCGTCAGGGAGCTCGCGGTGGTCGGCGGCACCGGCGCGTTCCGGAGAGCTACGGGCCACGTGCtgtggcggacggccaggatggaGTCCCGGGACCACATGGTGCTGGAGCTCGACGTCTACGCCACCGTGCCGGCCGCTAGTCCGGCTCCGCCTCCGCGCGCCGGAGTGGCGCGTCAGGTGGCCTGA
- the LOC103643355 gene encoding 30S ribosomal protein S5, chloroplastic-like, with protein sequence MAATATAMAIATISPAAPIPSAPFPSLPLPLGLRLRSQPLLFAASRRRFLHVPKAASWDESVPEDGGDAEESVAAGDDEDEEEKQRPEPVSSSEFQFAAPPEGYVEPAAFDELPPESPEDVAAAYESLYGPAFSGETLLGNNVFEVKVVDPIDMDREQRPNDDFTERVVQVNRVTKVVKGGRQLSYRAIVVVGDMKGHVGVGVGKAKEVTEAITKAAMNGRRNLVTVPLTKYSTFPHRADADYGAAKVMLRPACPGSGVIAGGAVRVVLEMAGVENALGKQLRSKNPLNNARATIKATQMMKQFKDVAEERGIPMEELWK encoded by the exons ATGGCGGCTACCGCCACCGCCATGGCTATAGCAACTATCTCCCCCGCCGCTCCGATTCCATCCGCGCCCTTCCCATCCCTTCCCCTCCCCCTCGGCCTCCGCCTCCGCTCTCAACCCCTCCTCTTCGCTGCTTCCCGCCGCCGCTTCCTCCATGTTCCCAAAGCCGCCTCCTGGGACGAATCCGTCCCCGAGGATGGTGGAGATGCGGAGGAATCCGTTGCCGCTGGGgacgacgaggacgaggaggagaAGCAGCGGCCCGAGCCGGTGTCCTCCTCCGAGTTCCAGTTCGCGGCGCCACCCGAGGGCTACGTCGAGCCCGCGGCGTTTGACGAGCTACCGCCGGAGTCCCCAGAAGACGTGGCGGCGGCGTACGAATCTCTCTACGGGCCGGCCTTCAGCGGCGAGACATTGCTGGGGAACAATGTCTTTGAGGTCAAGGTGGTCGACCCCATCGACATGGACCGGGAGCAGCGCCCGAACGACGATTTCACCGAGCGCGTCGTGCAGGTCAACCGCGTCACCAAGGTCGTCAAGGGAGGGAGGCAGCTCTCCTACCGCGCAATCGTCGTCGTTGGCGACATGAAGGGCCACGTTGGTGTCGGCGTGGGAAAGGCCAAGGAGGTCACGGAGGCCATCACCAAGGCCGCCATGAACGGCCGGCGCAACCTTGTCACAGTGCCGCTAACTAAGTACTCCACATTCCCGCACAG AGCTGATGCGGACTATGGAGCAGCCAAGGTGATGCTGAGGCCTGCTTGCCCTGGATCTGGTGTCATTGCTGGTGGAGCCGTGAGGGTTGTGCTGGAGATGGCTGGTGTTGAAAATGCTCTGGGCAAGCAGCTGCGCAGCAAGAACCCCCTGAACAACGCTCGAGCCACTATCAAGGCGACGCAGATGATGAAGCAGTTCAAGGATGTCGCTGAGGAGCGTGGTATTCCAATGGAGGAGCTGTGGAAATGA